TTTCACATTTACGAAAAAGGTGACTTCTTTCGACGCACTCTCTTTGATTTTCTGGGCAATGGAATCTTTAATGCTGACGGTGATACATGGAAGTTTCAAAGGCAAGTCGCTAGCCACGAATTCAATACTAAATCTTTACGTAAATTTGTTGAGACCGTCGTCGATACTGAACTGTACCAGCGCCTAATCCCAATTCTCTCTACCGCCGCTGCTAATGGTGCGGTTCTTGATTTTCAAGATATTCTCCAAAGATTTGCCTTCGATAACATATGCAAAATCGCTTTTGGGTATGATCCTGCATACCTCTTGCCATCCCTCCCACATGCGAAGTTTGCTGAAGCTTTCGAAGACAGTGTCAGGATAATCAGCGATAGGTTCAGTTCTTTGTTTTGGAAAATCAAAAGGGCTTTCGGTACTAGATCGGAAAAACGGCTCCGGGAAGCCATGTCTGAAGTACGTGATTTTGCAATGAATCTCGtcaaagaaaagaaggaagaactcaagaagAACTCGTCCATTGAATCTGTCGATCTCTTATCGCGATTCTTGAGCTCTGGCCATTCGGATGAGACCTTCATCGTTGACATCGTAATCAGCTTTATTTTAGCTGGCCGCGACACGACATCTGCAGCCTTAACATGGTTTTTCTGGTTGCTCTCCAAACACCCAGAAGTAGAAGCAAACATTCTCAACGAGATACATGAGAAATCAGAGGTGCCCATTTTTGAAGAAGTGAAGGACATGGTTTACACCCATGCATCTTTGTGTGAGAGCATGAGGCTGTACCCTCCTGTCCCAACAGACACTAAACTGGCAATAAGCGATAATGTTTTGCCAGACGGTACTCTAGTGACAAAGGGAACCAGAGTTACATACCATCCATACGCGATGGGTAGGCTAGAGACGCTGTGGGGTCCTGATTGGGCTGATTTCAAGCCGGAAAGGTGGCTGGAGAGAGATACAAAGAGTGAGAAATGGAGTTTTGTGGGGAGAGATCCTTATACCTACCCTGTATTTCAAGCTGGACCCAGGATTTGTTTGGGTAAGGAAATGGCCTTCTTGCAAATGAAGAGGGTTGTTGCTGGAGTTCTAAGTCGGTTTAAGGTGGTGCCAGCGGCGGAGAATGATGTTGAGCCGGAATTTATTGCATATTTGACTGCGAAGATGAAGGGTGGTTTCCTGGTAAAAATTGAGGAAAGGAGCAAGTGATGAGATGAACGAGTTCagctttttaattaatttaatatttggtaAGTCAATTTAGTAAGTTTGCGTACTTTAATATCAGAGGTAAAAAGTTTGTATGCCTTTCAAATGTTGCTCACGTAGAAATTGACTTATTcgcagtgtttttttttttttttttcttccttaatTGAAATACTACTTTGGAAACTACCAGGTTCCCTTTGTCGCTTGTTTTACTGACGTTATTGAATGTTTTAGAAGTACTCCTTTCATTAAGCTAAGGTTATCTATTGATTCAAtcatatcataaaaaaaattaactattaaactcatattattattgatgatctgagatccagaaaataggttttacaatgggttctgttaAACTGAAAAAAGTGTTGGACCTAaaggagagtatttctcattttatatatttccttttgtctgctagtgacgtgctaaCAGAACGTATATTATTggtccacctgtccctgctacgttgatatggacgtacgagggaatcagatctctgcttcatgcgtaacgacctctgattctttcaggACGCGTATGCGGGTGGATCCACACGAGGGACATGCGGATCTACTTTCTGGTTCCGGGTTGGGCCAGAGGATGAGGTACGGGCCGAGTCCAACAAGGATCGGCTAGTCCAGTCGGAAGGGTCGGGCTGGCCTTGGA
The sequence above is a segment of the Manihot esculenta cultivar AM560-2 chromosome 5, M.esculenta_v8, whole genome shotgun sequence genome. Coding sequences within it:
- the LOC110607772 gene encoding cytochrome P450 94A2; amino-acid sequence: MVAELLLSFFLLLLSLLFLFSVAKSSKSNKPISTPLSKSYPLIGNYLDFKANWHRRVQWTSDLLQNSPSATCVLHRPLGGHELLTANPANVQHMLKTHFHIYEKGDFFRRTLFDFLGNGIFNADGDTWKFQRQVASHEFNTKSLRKFVETVVDTELYQRLIPILSTAAANGAVLDFQDILQRFAFDNICKIAFGYDPAYLLPSLPHAKFAEAFEDSVRIISDRFSSLFWKIKRAFGTRSEKRLREAMSEVRDFAMNLVKEKKEELKKNSSIESVDLLSRFLSSGHSDETFIVDIVISFILAGRDTTSAALTWFFWLLSKHPEVEANILNEIHEKSEVPIFEEVKDMVYTHASLCESMRLYPPVPTDTKLAISDNVLPDGTLVTKGTRVTYHPYAMGRLETLWGPDWADFKPERWLERDTKSEKWSFVGRDPYTYPVFQAGPRICLGKEMAFLQMKRVVAGVLSRFKVVPAAENDVEPEFIAYLTAKMKGGFLVKIEERSK